One window of the Verrucomicrobiota bacterium genome contains the following:
- the argF gene encoding ornithine carbamoyltransferase, with protein sequence MKRDLLTIIDLTAEEVRSIFKLTAGMKDGSIRRSLAKKTIAMVFEKPSLRTRMTFEVGMNQLEGHAVYLTQQDIQLGGRESVADVARNLERWVDGIVARTFKHETIVELARNASIPVINALSDRAHPCQALADLFTVVEKKHDLAGVRIAYIGDGNNVCNSLMLLGATLGIELAVASPSGYRPGDDIIAAASERSTASGAQIAFTDDPREAAQNADVIYTDVWVSMGDEAEADERKRAFARYQVNAELVRAAKPDAVVMHCLPAKRGLEITDEVIDGPQSIVFDQAENRLHVQKALLVSLLDLREDGQLTMSPQL encoded by the coding sequence ATGAAAAGAGACCTGCTCACGATCATTGACCTTACGGCCGAGGAGGTCCGCTCCATCTTCAAACTGACGGCCGGGATGAAGGACGGCTCGATCCGTCGCTCGCTCGCGAAGAAGACGATCGCGATGGTGTTCGAAAAGCCGTCGCTGCGGACACGCATGACGTTCGAGGTCGGCATGAATCAACTCGAGGGTCACGCGGTCTACCTGACGCAGCAGGACATCCAGCTCGGAGGGCGCGAGAGCGTCGCCGACGTCGCGCGCAACCTCGAGCGCTGGGTCGATGGCATCGTCGCGCGCACGTTCAAGCACGAAACGATCGTCGAGCTGGCGCGGAACGCCTCGATCCCGGTGATCAATGCGCTCTCGGACCGCGCGCACCCGTGCCAAGCGCTCGCGGACCTGTTCACCGTGGTCGAGAAGAAGCACGACCTCGCCGGCGTGCGCATCGCGTACATCGGCGACGGCAACAACGTGTGCAACTCGCTCATGCTGCTCGGCGCAACGCTCGGCATCGAGCTTGCCGTCGCCTCGCCGTCCGGCTACCGGCCCGGCGACGACATCATAGCGGCGGCCAGCGAGCGGAGCACGGCGTCGGGCGCACAGATCGCATTCACCGATGACCCGCGTGAGGCCGCTCAGAATGCCGATGTCATCTATACCGACGTGTGGGTGAGCATGGGCGACGAAGCCGAGGCCGACGAGCGCAAACGCGCGTTTGCCCGCTACCAGGTCAACGCTGAACTGGTGCGCGCGGCCAAGCCCGACGCGGTCGTTATGCACTGCCTGCCCGCGAAGCGCGGGCTCGAGATCACGGACGAGGTCATAGACGGGCCGCAGTCCATCGTCTTCGACCAGGCCGAGAACCGTCTCCATGTGCAGAAAGCGCTGCTCGTGTCGCTCCTCGACCTGAGGGAAGACGGGCAGCTCACAATGTCTCCGCAACTGTAA
- the argH gene encoding argininosuccinate lyase, with protein MAKKAKGRPRKLWGGRFTEATDALVEAFSASVDFDKRLARYDVQGSVAHAHMLGEVGLITRKEAAAIRRGLIEILEEIESGAFEFDPALEDVHMNIEARLIDRLGATGAKLHTARSRNDQVALDLRLFLRDAVGEIVAALRRLQHALVGLAEANADVIMPGYTHLQRGQLVLVAHHLLAYVEMFERDAERLLDALKRINVLPLGACAVAGTTLPIDRKLVAEALGFPMIAANSIDAVSDRDFVIEYLADLALIAVHLSRLGEELVLWSSSEFAFIRIGEAFCTGSSMLPQKRNPDVAELVRGHSGRVIGALVALLTTMKGLPLSYNRDMQHDKEPVFKATDVILASLEVVARMVPTIAVNREVLERALEDDSVLAVDVAEYLVRKGVPFRRAHEIVGAVVGAAERAGKKLREVTLDEWRRHERVFDKDVFGLLDAKRSLDRKTSRGSTAPNMVKREIGRWKRRLGGE; from the coding sequence ATGGCCAAGAAGGCGAAGGGAAGACCACGCAAGCTCTGGGGCGGACGGTTCACGGAAGCGACGGACGCACTCGTCGAGGCCTTCTCCGCTTCGGTGGACTTCGACAAGCGGCTCGCGCGGTATGACGTACAAGGCAGCGTGGCGCACGCGCACATGCTGGGCGAAGTCGGCCTCATCACCAGGAAGGAAGCGGCGGCCATTCGCCGCGGCCTGATCGAGATCCTCGAGGAGATCGAGTCCGGGGCGTTCGAGTTCGATCCCGCGCTCGAAGACGTGCATATGAACATCGAGGCGCGCCTGATCGACAGGCTCGGCGCGACCGGCGCGAAGCTCCACACCGCACGGTCGCGCAACGATCAGGTGGCCCTCGACCTGCGCCTGTTTCTGCGCGACGCTGTCGGCGAGATCGTTGCCGCACTGCGCCGCCTGCAGCACGCGCTCGTCGGACTGGCCGAGGCCAACGCCGACGTCATCATGCCCGGTTACACGCACCTGCAACGCGGCCAGCTTGTGCTCGTCGCGCACCATCTGCTCGCCTACGTCGAGATGTTCGAACGCGACGCCGAGCGCCTGCTCGACGCCCTCAAGCGGATCAACGTGCTGCCGCTCGGTGCGTGCGCCGTCGCCGGGACAACGCTGCCCATCGACCGGAAGCTCGTTGCGGAGGCGCTCGGCTTCCCAATGATCGCGGCGAACAGCATCGACGCGGTCAGCGACCGCGACTTTGTGATCGAGTATCTGGCCGATCTCGCGCTCATCGCCGTGCACCTCTCACGGCTCGGCGAGGAGCTCGTGTTGTGGTCGTCGAGCGAGTTTGCGTTCATCCGCATCGGCGAGGCGTTCTGCACCGGGAGCAGCATGCTGCCGCAGAAACGTAACCCCGACGTGGCGGAGCTTGTGCGCGGACACAGCGGCCGGGTGATCGGGGCGCTCGTGGCGCTGCTGACGACGATGAAGGGTCTGCCTCTGAGCTACAACCGCGACATGCAGCACGACAAGGAGCCGGTCTTCAAGGCGACCGACGTCATCCTGGCGTCGCTGGAAGTCGTTGCTCGCATGGTGCCGACGATCGCCGTGAACCGCGAGGTGCTGGAGCGAGCGCTCGAGGACGATTCGGTGCTCGCCGTGGACGTGGCCGAGTACCTTGTCCGAAAGGGCGTACCGTTTCGCAGGGCGCACGAGATCGTCGGCGCCGTTGTCGGTGCGGCGGAGCGCGCGGGCAAGAAGCTGCGCGAAGTCACACTTGACGAATGGCGCAGGCATGAGAGGGTTTTTGACAAGGACGTGTTCGGCCTGCTCGACGCGAAACGCTCGCTGGACCGGAAGACCTCGCGCGGCAGCACGGCACCGAACATGGTGAAAAGGGAAATTGGCCGCTGGAAACGCCGTTTGGGCGGGGAGTAG
- a CDS encoding 4-hydroxy-tetrahydrodipicolinate synthase yields the protein MLKGSFVAIVTPFKNGEVDFAKLSELVEWHVESGTHGIVPCGTTGESPTLSHEEHAKVVTHVIKAVNKRIPVIAGAGSNSTREAIWLTKHARECGADAVLSITPYYNKPTQRGLIEHYRAITSEVNIPIVMYNVPGRTGVKMAPETVAELAKIPTIVGIKEACGSIEQVCEILSLCEITVLSGDDSLTYPMMAVGASGVISVAANVIPKGMAALVDAGNKGNYDEARDLHYKYWRLFKDLFIETNPIPVKTAMGMMGLIEPGVRLPLCPMTDKNTATLRTTLEACGVFELIA from the coding sequence ATGTTGAAGGGGTCATTTGTCGCGATCGTCACTCCGTTCAAGAACGGCGAGGTCGATTTTGCGAAGCTCAGCGAACTCGTCGAGTGGCATGTCGAGAGCGGGACGCACGGCATTGTCCCGTGCGGCACGACGGGCGAGTCGCCGACGCTGTCGCACGAGGAGCACGCCAAGGTCGTTACGCACGTCATCAAGGCGGTGAACAAGCGCATCCCGGTCATTGCCGGCGCCGGCTCGAACAGCACGCGCGAGGCGATCTGGCTCACCAAGCACGCCAGGGAATGCGGCGCCGACGCCGTGCTGAGCATCACGCCGTACTACAACAAGCCGACGCAGCGCGGCCTGATCGAGCATTACCGCGCCATCACGAGCGAGGTGAATATCCCCATCGTGATGTACAACGTGCCGGGCCGCACGGGCGTCAAGATGGCGCCCGAGACCGTCGCCGAGCTCGCAAAAATCCCGACGATCGTCGGGATCAAAGAAGCCTGCGGCTCGATCGAGCAGGTGTGCGAGATCCTCTCGCTGTGCGAGATCACGGTGCTCAGTGGCGACGACTCGCTGACGTACCCGATGATGGCCGTCGGCGCGAGCGGCGTGATCTCCGTCGCCGCCAACGTCATTCCGAAGGGCATGGCTGCCCTCGTCGACGCGGGCAACAAGGGCAACTACGACGAGGCGAGAGACCTGCACTACAAGTACTGGCGGCTCTTCAAGGATCTGTTCATCGAGACGAATCCGATCCCCGTCAAAACGGCGATGGGCATGATGGGCCTGATCGAGCCCGGCGTCCGCTTGCCGTTGTGCCCCATGACCGACAAGAACACGGCGACGCTGCGCACGACGCTTGAAGCGTGCGGCGTCTTCGAACTCATCGCGTGA
- a CDS encoding LL-diaminopimelate aminotransferase: MPSSVVTTELAARLKVLPPYLFVRIDTLKKAMIAKGIDVIDFGIGDPDTATPGAVVEACAAAAHDPANHKYPSNWGMPAFREAAAMWMRDHYGVTCDPAKEILSLLGTKEAIGHIPLAFVNPEDVVLITDPGYPVYRSATALAGATPYFIPLREANGFLPDYGTVPSDVARRARLMYINYPNNPTAAVADKAFFERTVEFARANDIIVVHDAAYLEIAYDGYTPQSFLAVEGAMEVGVEFHSLSKTFNMAGWRTGWAAGNADVLAGLAKVKSNLDSGMFQAVQLASVEALSGRLASWHAELIALYTKRRDILCDGLNAVGWKVAKPRASFYVWARVPEGMTSDQTATELLEHGGVVVIPGTGYGENGEGYIRMSITLDAARIEEGVRRIREVVKRWQGT, from the coding sequence ATGCCCAGCTCCGTCGTAACAACCGAACTCGCCGCGCGGCTCAAGGTGCTGCCGCCATACCTGTTCGTGCGAATCGACACGCTCAAGAAGGCGATGATCGCCAAGGGCATTGACGTCATCGACTTCGGGATCGGCGACCCCGATACGGCCACACCCGGCGCCGTCGTCGAGGCGTGTGCCGCCGCCGCCCACGATCCAGCCAACCACAAGTACCCGTCGAACTGGGGCATGCCCGCGTTTCGCGAGGCCGCCGCGATGTGGATGCGTGACCACTACGGCGTCACGTGTGACCCGGCGAAGGAGATCCTCTCGCTTCTCGGCACGAAGGAAGCCATTGGCCACATCCCGCTCGCGTTCGTCAATCCCGAGGACGTTGTGCTCATCACGGACCCCGGGTATCCCGTCTATCGCTCGGCCACGGCGCTTGCCGGCGCGACGCCGTATTTCATCCCGCTTCGCGAGGCGAACGGCTTCCTGCCCGACTACGGCACCGTGCCGAGCGACGTCGCGCGCCGCGCGCGGCTCATGTACATCAACTACCCGAACAACCCGACGGCCGCCGTCGCCGACAAGGCGTTCTTCGAGCGCACCGTCGAGTTCGCACGCGCGAACGACATCATCGTCGTGCACGATGCGGCCTATCTCGAGATCGCCTACGATGGGTACACGCCGCAGAGCTTCCTCGCCGTCGAGGGCGCGATGGAGGTCGGCGTCGAGTTCCATTCATTGTCGAAAACGTTCAACATGGCCGGGTGGCGCACGGGCTGGGCGGCCGGCAACGCCGACGTGCTCGCCGGGCTGGCCAAGGTCAAGTCGAACCTCGACAGCGGCATGTTCCAGGCCGTCCAGCTCGCGAGCGTCGAGGCGTTGAGCGGCCGCCTCGCCTCGTGGCACGCCGAGCTCATCGCCCTCTACACGAAGCGGCGCGACATCCTGTGCGACGGCCTCAACGCTGTCGGCTGGAAGGTCGCCAAGCCCCGCGCGAGCTTCTACGTCTGGGCCCGCGTGCCTGAGGGCATGACGTCGGACCAGACGGCGACCGAACTGCTCGAGCATGGCGGTGTGGTCGTCATCCCGGGCACCGGCTATGGCGAGAACGGCGAAGGCTACATCCGCATGAGCATCACGCTGGACGCCGCTCGCATCGAGGAAGGCGTGCGCCGCATTCGGGAGGTGGTCAAACGCTGGCAGGGCACATGA
- a CDS encoding 4-hydroxy-tetrahydrodipicolinate reductase, with amino-acid sequence MIKIVVNGALGRMGQRVLACAADDAGVSVVGAVDVHEERVEPHVTTDLAAAVKAADVVIDFTSHVGIPATIEVVAKAGKALVIGTTGLTRDEQASLERAAKQIPIVYAPNMSVGVNLLFQLVGQVAKALGTDYDVEIVETHHNQKKDAPSGTARKLAENIAAALGRDLEQDGVYGREGITGARGANEIGIHAVRAGDIVGEHTVLFAGPGERIELTHRAHSRDTFARGAVRAARWVAGKAPGLYSMLDVLGLA; translated from the coding sequence ATGATCAAGATCGTCGTCAATGGCGCCCTCGGGCGCATGGGACAGCGCGTTCTTGCCTGCGCAGCCGACGATGCCGGCGTGAGCGTCGTCGGCGCCGTCGATGTGCACGAAGAGAGGGTCGAGCCGCATGTGACGACGGACCTCGCTGCGGCGGTCAAAGCCGCCGACGTGGTCATCGACTTCACGTCGCATGTCGGGATTCCGGCGACGATCGAAGTCGTCGCCAAGGCGGGCAAGGCGCTCGTCATCGGCACGACGGGCCTGACGCGCGACGAGCAAGCCTCGCTCGAACGTGCCGCGAAGCAGATCCCCATCGTCTACGCGCCAAACATGAGCGTGGGCGTCAACCTGCTCTTCCAGCTCGTCGGGCAAGTCGCCAAGGCGCTCGGCACGGACTACGATGTCGAGATCGTCGAGACGCACCACAACCAGAAGAAGGACGCGCCGAGCGGCACGGCCCGCAAGCTCGCTGAGAACATCGCCGCCGCCCTCGGGCGCGATCTCGAGCAGGACGGCGTCTACGGCCGCGAAGGCATCACGGGTGCGCGCGGCGCCAACGAGATCGGCATCCACGCCGTGCGCGCCGGCGACATTGTCGGCGAGCACACGGTCCTGTTCGCCGGCCCGGGCGAGCGCATCGAGCTGACGCATCGCGCGCACAGCCGCGACACGTTTGCGCGCGGGGCAGTGCGGGCGGCGAGATGGGTCGCCGGCAAGGCGCCGGGCCTCTACAGCATGCTCGACGTGCTCGGCCTCGCGTGA
- a CDS encoding argininosuccinate synthase, translating to MPNKIVLAYSGGLDTSVIMRWLIETYKAEVVAFVADLGQGEDLEAVRTKATATGASKVYVEDLREEFVRDFVFPAIRANAIYEGCYLLGTSIARPLIAKAQIDVVRRENADAVSHGATGKGNDQVRFELTYSALMPGVKIIAPWRTWDLTSRSDCIAYAKKYGIPVPVTKKRPYSIDRNLLHMSFEGGILEDPWSEPPEDMFVLTVAPEKAPDKPTTVTIDFEDGTPVAVDNERLSPAALLARCNELGGRNGIGRVDLVENRYVGMKSRGVYETPGGTILHVAHRAMESITMDREVMHLRDSLIPRLADLMYYGYWYAPEMRVLMRAVDETQRNVTGTVRLKLYKGTVTVTGRRSPKSLYRTDIVTFEEGGDYDQHDAEGFIRINALRLRIGTKAGRQPLED from the coding sequence ATGCCGAACAAGATCGTTCTCGCATACTCGGGAGGGCTCGATACCTCCGTCATCATGCGCTGGCTCATCGAGACCTACAAGGCCGAGGTGGTCGCGTTCGTCGCCGACCTCGGCCAGGGCGAGGACCTCGAGGCCGTGCGCACGAAGGCGACCGCCACGGGGGCGAGCAAGGTGTACGTCGAGGATCTCCGCGAGGAGTTCGTGCGCGACTTCGTCTTCCCCGCGATTCGTGCCAACGCCATCTACGAGGGCTGCTACCTGCTCGGCACGTCAATTGCGCGCCCGCTCATCGCGAAAGCGCAGATCGACGTTGTGAGACGCGAGAACGCCGACGCCGTTTCGCACGGCGCCACAGGCAAGGGCAACGACCAGGTCCGCTTCGAGCTGACCTACTCGGCCCTCATGCCCGGCGTCAAGATCATCGCGCCCTGGCGCACCTGGGACCTCACGTCGCGCAGCGACTGTATCGCCTACGCGAAGAAGTACGGCATCCCCGTGCCCGTGACGAAGAAGCGGCCCTACAGCATCGACCGCAACTTGCTCCACATGAGCTTCGAGGGTGGCATCCTCGAGGATCCGTGGTCCGAGCCGCCGGAGGATATGTTCGTGCTCACCGTTGCGCCGGAGAAGGCACCCGACAAACCGACGACGGTCACCATCGACTTCGAAGACGGCACGCCCGTCGCCGTCGACAACGAGCGTCTCTCGCCCGCCGCCCTGCTTGCCCGCTGCAACGAGCTCGGCGGCCGCAACGGGATCGGCCGCGTCGACCTCGTCGAGAACCGCTACGTCGGTATGAAATCGCGCGGCGTCTACGAGACGCCCGGCGGCACGATCCTCCACGTTGCGCACCGCGCGATGGAGTCGATCACGATGGACCGCGAGGTCATGCACCTGCGCGATTCGCTCATTCCGCGCCTCGCCGATCTGATGTACTATGGCTACTGGTACGCGCCCGAGATGCGCGTGCTCATGCGGGCCGTTGACGAGACACAGCGCAACGTGACCGGCACCGTGCGCCTCAAGCTCTACAAGGGCACCGTGACCGTCACGGGTCGCAGGTCGCCGAAGTCGCTCTATCGGACCGATATCGTCACGTTCGAGGAGGGCGGCGATTACGACCAGCACGACGCCGAGGGTTTCATTCGTATCAACGCGCTGCGGCTGCGAATCGGCACGAAGGCGGGACGCCAGCCGCTCGAAGACTGA
- a CDS encoding diaminopimelate epimerase, whose product MVDNREGAFPASRELIAAMCTRRTSIGADGLILVEPSATAAVRMRYYNADGGEAEMCGNGARCFVAFARELGIGTEPLVFETMERVLTGSANGDAFTIEMGEIKDTRLNLTLNVEGTRYQAHFTNTGVPHAVIFCYRLDEVDVEGFGRAVRYHEAFQPGGANADFVEVNKKGELVIRTYERGVEGETLACGTGVVAAAVVAHLVGNVRPPVTVYVRSGDTLTVEFGKHGGTFSDVTLTGPAVHVYDGVYRMAATR is encoded by the coding sequence ATGGTCGATAACCGCGAGGGCGCGTTCCCCGCGTCGCGCGAGCTGATTGCCGCAATGTGCACGCGGCGGACGTCGATCGGCGCCGACGGGTTGATCCTTGTCGAGCCGTCGGCAACGGCGGCCGTCCGTATGCGCTACTACAACGCCGACGGCGGGGAGGCCGAAATGTGCGGCAACGGCGCGCGGTGCTTTGTGGCGTTCGCGCGCGAACTGGGGATCGGTACCGAGCCGCTCGTGTTCGAAACGATGGAGCGCGTGCTCACGGGCTCGGCGAACGGCGATGCGTTCACGATCGAGATGGGGGAGATCAAGGACACGCGCCTCAACCTCACGCTGAACGTCGAAGGCACGAGGTATCAGGCGCACTTCACGAATACAGGTGTGCCCCACGCCGTTATCTTCTGCTATCGCCTTGATGAGGTGGACGTGGAGGGCTTCGGCCGCGCCGTGCGTTACCACGAGGCGTTTCAGCCGGGCGGCGCGAACGCCGATTTCGTCGAGGTGAACAAGAAGGGCGAGCTGGTGATTCGCACCTATGAGCGCGGCGTCGAGGGCGAAACGCTCGCCTGTGGTACCGGCGTGGTGGCTGCGGCCGTGGTCGCGCACCTCGTGGGCAACGTCAGGCCTCCCGTCACGGTGTACGTGCGGAGCGGCGACACGCTCACGGTCGAGTTCGGCAAGCACGGCGGCACGTTCAGCGACGTGACGCTCACGGGACCGGCCGTGCACGTCTACGACGGGGTGTATCGAATGGCCGCGACGCGCTGA
- the lysA gene encoding diaminopimelate decarboxylase, producing the protein MDAFQIKRKHLHCEDVDLARVAAEVGTPVYVYSRNAFVTRFRELDEAFGAVPHLVCYSAKANGNLAVLQTLVEAGAGVDIVSGGELYAAQRAGADAGKIVFAGVGKTTEEIERALKAGILFFTIESEPELERIAVVAQRLRTVGRFAVRVNPDVEADTHDYITTGASRNKFGVAINRARDLYARSRQIAGVEAVGVHMHIGSQLMTPEPYIEAIRKIVPLVEDLRANGIELRYFDIGGGYGIRYDGERPQTARQFADAILPLVKPLGLTLVLEPGRFIAGNSGVLLTQVEYVKRTPSKTFVIVDAAMNDLIRPALYRAVHRIVPAVECMPGTERADIVGPVCESGDFFAKDVEVPTLAEGIVLAIMSVGAYGAAMGSTYNARPLPAEVLVDGNRYDVVRTRQTYEQMYANNRLLASKRGGT; encoded by the coding sequence GTGGACGCCTTTCAGATCAAGAGGAAGCATCTTCATTGCGAGGACGTCGACCTGGCGCGGGTCGCTGCGGAGGTCGGCACGCCGGTCTACGTCTACAGCCGCAACGCGTTCGTGACGCGTTTCCGCGAGCTCGACGAGGCGTTTGGTGCGGTTCCGCACCTCGTGTGCTACTCGGCCAAGGCGAACGGCAACCTCGCCGTGCTTCAGACGCTCGTCGAGGCGGGCGCAGGCGTAGACATCGTCTCCGGAGGCGAGCTCTACGCCGCGCAGCGGGCGGGGGCCGATGCGGGCAAGATCGTGTTCGCGGGCGTCGGCAAAACCACCGAGGAGATCGAGCGCGCACTCAAGGCCGGGATCCTGTTCTTCACGATCGAGTCGGAGCCGGAGCTCGAACGCATCGCCGTCGTGGCACAACGTCTGCGCACCGTCGGCCGCTTTGCCGTGCGCGTCAATCCCGACGTGGAGGCCGACACGCACGACTATATCACGACCGGGGCGTCGCGCAACAAGTTCGGCGTCGCCATCAACCGCGCGCGGGATCTCTACGCGCGCTCGCGGCAGATTGCGGGCGTCGAGGCGGTCGGCGTGCACATGCACATCGGGTCGCAGCTCATGACGCCGGAGCCGTATATCGAGGCGATCCGCAAGATCGTCCCGCTCGTCGAGGATCTGCGCGCGAACGGTATCGAGTTGAGGTATTTCGACATCGGCGGAGGGTATGGGATCCGCTACGACGGCGAACGCCCGCAGACCGCGCGGCAGTTCGCCGACGCCATTCTGCCCCTGGTGAAGCCCCTCGGCCTGACGCTGGTGCTCGAACCTGGGCGCTTCATCGCCGGCAATTCTGGCGTGCTGCTCACGCAGGTCGAGTATGTCAAGCGCACCCCGAGCAAGACGTTTGTCATCGTCGATGCGGCCATGAATGATCTTATCCGCCCGGCGCTGTACAGAGCGGTGCACCGTATCGTGCCCGCTGTGGAATGCATGCCAGGAACGGAAAGAGCCGACATTGTTGGTCCTGTGTGCGAGTCGGGCGATTTCTTCGCGAAGGACGTCGAGGTTCCGACGCTTGCAGAGGGCATTGTGCTCGCCATCATGAGCGTCGGCGCCTACGGAGCCGCGATGGGCTCGACGTACAACGCGCGCCCGTTGCCGGCGGAGGTGCTGGTTGATGGAAACCGTTACGACGTGGTGCGGACGCGGCAGACGTATGAGCAGATGTACGCGAACAACAGGCTGCTGGCGTCGAAGAGGGGTGGGACGTGA
- the folK gene encoding 2-amino-4-hydroxy-6-hydroxymethyldihydropteridine diphosphokinase — MSRASALRAAIAYIGLGANLGDRRGAIEHAVQALAATTGVVLVERSPLYETAPVVPDGMGGSPQPDYLNGVVKIECRLSAHALLDELHRIETSLGRTRPARNAPRTIDLDLLLFGDTVLDEEALTVPHPRMHERWFVLKPLADIAPEVRHPVLGLTAQELLEHLAR; from the coding sequence ATGAGCCGGGCATCGGCGCTTCGCGCCGCCATTGCCTATATCGGTCTCGGCGCGAACCTCGGCGATCGCCGCGGCGCCATCGAGCACGCCGTCCAAGCGCTCGCCGCGACGACGGGCGTCGTGCTCGTCGAGCGATCGCCGCTCTACGAGACTGCCCCCGTCGTCCCCGACGGCATGGGCGGGTCGCCGCAGCCCGATTACCTGAACGGTGTCGTCAAGATCGAGTGCCGTCTGAGCGCGCATGCGCTGCTCGACGAGCTGCACCGCATCGAGACGTCGCTCGGCCGCACGCGCCCGGCGCGAAACGCGCCGCGGACGATAGACCTTGACCTGTTGCTGTTCGGCGATACAGTACTCGACGAGGAGGCCCTGACGGTTCCGCACCCGCGCATGCACGAGCGCTGGTTTGTGCTCAAACCGCTGGCCGACATCGCGCCCGAGGTGCGCCACCCAGTACTGGGCCTGACGGCACAAGAGCTTCTCGAGCATTTGGCGCGTTGA